From one Lineus longissimus chromosome 3, tnLinLong1.2, whole genome shotgun sequence genomic stretch:
- the LOC135484849 gene encoding carbohydrate sulfotransferase 11-like, with translation MNCCRGTEAQKTRLSKTLKAHTGSLLTGFTLLAAFIVVGVFGLRQYVTSHHVVQATASTLRTISHQTQAEVFKQRSHRIRQSCINITREFKPWPYLSNRTFIQASSFTKLYVDETHKVVYCRTPSAASVNIHRWMLGLKGIKNSAGITAFDMFNRKGKYYRVFRKMKLSNYKVEDIRRILSNYTKVIVVRNPFERLLSLYRATIEKDQLMGTNRVFQPYREAILRQYKPGLTEDVYKNGLGIKFKEFLNFLANPRDFATLPPEVSWMRYYDLCHPCVVNYDRIVKFESFREDMSYISKERGAEKVPATFLSSPKTSAVLSAYYKEIPYTDLIKLKKVFTVDFDIFGYDFKQFMNRIIQYL, from the exons ATGAATTG TTGCAGGGGTACAGAGGCCCAAAAAACAAGACTATCGAAAACTCTCAAAGCACACACGGGGAGTTTGTTGACCGGTTTCACGCTGCTTGCCGCTTTCATTGTGGTGGGTGTCTTTGGACTGCGACAATATGTTACGTCTCACCACGTGGTGCAAGCTACGGCCAGTACACTCCGCACG ATTTCGCATCAAACTCAAGCCGAGGTCTTCAAGCAGCGATCGCATAGGATCAGGCAGTCCTGCATCAACATCACCAGGGAGTTCAAACCTTGGCCGTACCTCTCAAATAGAACGTTCATCCAGGCGTCTTCATTCACAAAACTTTACGTGGATGAGACGCATAAAGTAGTTTACTGCCGGACTCCTAGTGCCGCGTCCGTCAACATACATCGATGGATGCTGGGTCTCAAAGGGATTAAAAATTCAGCGGGTATAACtgcttttgacatgtttaacAGAAAAGGCAAATACTATCGGGTATTTCGCAAAATGAAGTTAAGCAATTATAAAGTTGAAGACATAAGGAGGATATTGAGTAATTACACTAAAGTGATTGTTGTGAGAAATCCCTTCGAACGTCTCCTGTCTTTGTATCGCGCGACGATTGAAAAAGACCAACTGATGGGGACTAATCGTGTGTTTCAACCTTACCGGGAGGCAATTCTTCGCCAATATAAGCCGGGTCTGACGGAGGATGTATACAAAAACGGTCTGGGGATCAAGTTCAAGGAATTTCTAAACTTTCTTGCAAATCCTCGCGATTTTGCGACGCTGCCACCAGAGGTGTCATGGATGAGGTACTACGATTTGTGTCACCCCTGCGTCGTGAATTACGACAGAATCGTCAAGTTTGAGTCATTTCGAGAGGACATGAGTTATATTTCAAAGGAGCGTGGTGCTGAGAAAGTCCCCGCGACTTTTCTGTCTTCGCCGAAAACCTCCGCAGTTCTGTCCGCATATTATAAAGAAATCCCCTACACTGACTTAATCAAACTCAAGAAGGTTTTTACGGTTGACTTCGATATTTTTGGCTACGATTTCAAACAATTTATGAACAGAATTATACaatatttataa